The following proteins come from a genomic window of Balearica regulorum gibbericeps isolate bBalReg1 chromosome 9, bBalReg1.pri, whole genome shotgun sequence:
- the SUMO3 gene encoding small ubiquitin-related modifier 3 isoform X2, with the protein MSEEKPKESVKTENDHINLKVAGQDGSVVQFKIKRHTPLSKLMKAYCERQGLSMRQIRFRFDGQPINEADTPAQLEMEDEDTIDVFQQQTGGVC; encoded by the exons ATGTCGGAGGAGAAGCCCAAG GAAAGCGTGAAAACGGAGAACGATCACATCAACCTGAAAGTGGCGGGGCAGGACGGCTCCGTGGTGCAGTTCAAAATCAAGCGGCACACCCCGCTGAGCAAGCTGATGAAGGCGTACTGCGAGCGGCAG GGCTTGTCGATGAGGCAGATTAGGTTCAGATTTGATGGACAACCAATTAATGAAGCAGACACACCTGCACAG CTGGAGATGGAAGATGAAGACACTATCGACGTGTTCCAACAGCAGACGGGTGGAGTGTGTTAA
- the SUMO3 gene encoding small ubiquitin-related modifier 3 isoform X1, with protein sequence MSEEKPKESVKTENDHINLKVAGQDGSVVQFKIKRHTPLSKLMKAYCERQGLSMRQIRFRFDGQPINEADTPAQPVQSQHRPC encoded by the exons ATGTCGGAGGAGAAGCCCAAG GAAAGCGTGAAAACGGAGAACGATCACATCAACCTGAAAGTGGCGGGGCAGGACGGCTCCGTGGTGCAGTTCAAAATCAAGCGGCACACCCCGCTGAGCAAGCTGATGAAGGCGTACTGCGAGCGGCAG GGCTTGTCGATGAGGCAGATTAGGTTCAGATTTGATGGACAACCAATTAATGAAGCAGACACACCTGCACAG CCCGTTCAGAGCCAGCACCGGCCGTGCTGA